A window of Salmo trutta chromosome 5, fSalTru1.1, whole genome shotgun sequence contains these coding sequences:
- the LOC115194830 gene encoding nidogen-2 isoform X2 codes for MRQLVTPVTGPLKGEVEEVDHNSETPSESLGRVQKETITMAILTIILLVSTAFALGDAMIRPCEDARDAAKHGPPGAYVPTCDDNGQYTPEQCSGSTGYCWCVTSYGQKIHGTETPPGTAINC; via the exons ATgaggcaactagtcacacctgtgacaggtcctttaaaaggagaggtggaagaagTAGACCATAACTCAGAGACACCCAGTGAATCCCTTGGAAGAGTGCAGAAG GAGACGATCACCATGGCGATATTGACCATCATTCTGCTTGTCAGCACAGCTTTTGCTCTGGGAG ATGCTATGATACGACCCTGTGAGGATGCTAGAGATGCCGctaaacatggcccacctggagCCTACGTCCCCACGTGTGACGACAATGGACAATACACCCCTGAGCAATGTTCGGGCTCTACAG GTTACTGTTGGTGTGTGACCAGCTACGGACAGAAGATCCATGGTACGGAGACTCCACCAGGCACTGCTATCAACTGTTAG